A DNA window from Gorilla gorilla gorilla isolate KB3781 chromosome 6, NHGRI_mGorGor1-v2.1_pri, whole genome shotgun sequence contains the following coding sequences:
- the LOC109026927 gene encoding protein S100-A11-like, with product MAKISSPTETARCIQSLIAVFQKYAGKDGYNCNLSKTEFLSFMNTELAAFTKNQKDPSVLDRLKKLDVSSDGQLDFPKFLNLIGGLAVACHDSFLKAVPSQKWT from the coding sequence atggcaaaaatctcCAGCCCTACAGAGACTGCGCGGTGCATTCAGTCCCTGATTGCTGTTTTCCAGAAGTATGCTGGAAAGGATGGTTATAACTGCAATCTCTCCAAGACGGAGTTCCTAAGCTTCATGAATACAGAGCTGGCTGCCTTTACAAAGAACCAGAAGGACCCCAGTGTCCTTGACCGCCTGAAGAAACTGGATGTCAGCAGTGATGGGCAGTTAGATTTCCCAAAATTTCTTAATCTGATTGGTGGCCTAGCTGTGGCTTGCCATGACTCCTTCCTCAAGGCTGTCCCTTCCCAGAAGTGGACCTGA